A genome region from Sphingobacteriaceae bacterium GW460-11-11-14-LB5 includes the following:
- a CDS encoding TonB-dependent receptor: MKIYLSIALSLCGFVTVAQEIKVDTTKANDLKDVVITGQYGPQTLRNSVYNVKTISAARIKLRAATNVQQVLNTELGFRFSNDLTLGTTDVSLMGMTGRNIKILLDGVPMVDRSDARESLNQIDINTIERVEIVEGPMSVVYGTDALAGVINIITKNPGKQLLSVNARVQEETAGNEYNLLNGAGQHNQNLSVSWQKKGWSVLLGASHNEFGGWNLASKTATIAEVNSILSRWKPKEQFLGNTKIGYRNNNFNIWYRLDGLKEDIFVRNGLNPNNYKGILQTYTTHRYAQQLQSEYKFSNKLQLSAIAGFTKLDRATRTVIHDFSNNTEELSPGLGEQDVAKFNSTIFRATAIYILNQFVSFQPGIEYNRDAASGQRISGSPVINDYAAFLSAEIKLSAGINIRPGLRFIKNSVYDAPPVIPSLNTKFTLTKDLDFRLAYARGFRSPALRELFYDFVDASHTIFGNPNLKAEESNSFNASLAWAGIQGKDFQFRSTLSGFYNLFKNRIEFGISPANTSITTPINVSKYKTTGGTLENILIFKNLQATLGLSYIGRYNDLLEDKDITAPEFAWATEVNSNITYTFPNVNGSISFFYKYTGSLPSYQLATNNTAVLVKIGDFHTADLMLNKNLFKSLDINAGIKNLFNVTQLTNSSTANAGAHSTGGAAVAYSYGRSYVLGLSYNWYKL, from the coding sequence ATGAAGATATATTTATCAATTGCCTTATCGCTTTGTGGATTTGTTACTGTGGCTCAAGAAATTAAAGTTGATACTACAAAGGCAAATGATTTAAAAGATGTGGTGATTACAGGGCAATATGGACCGCAAACTTTGCGGAATTCGGTATACAATGTAAAAACAATAAGTGCAGCGCGGATTAAGTTAAGAGCAGCAACCAATGTGCAGCAAGTTTTGAATACCGAACTCGGTTTTCGCTTTAGCAACGATTTAACCTTAGGCACAACCGATGTTTCTTTAATGGGAATGACAGGCCGAAATATTAAAATTTTACTGGATGGTGTACCGATGGTTGACCGATCTGATGCCCGCGAAAGTTTAAATCAAATTGACATTAACACCATTGAAAGGGTAGAAATTGTTGAAGGTCCGATGTCTGTTGTGTATGGCACCGATGCACTTGCAGGGGTAATTAATATCATAACCAAAAATCCAGGAAAGCAATTGTTAAGTGTTAATGCACGTGTACAGGAAGAAACAGCTGGGAATGAGTATAACTTACTCAATGGCGCAGGTCAGCATAACCAGAACTTAAGCGTTAGCTGGCAGAAAAAAGGCTGGAGTGTGTTGCTTGGTGCATCGCATAACGAGTTTGGTGGCTGGAATTTAGCAAGTAAAACAGCCACCATAGCTGAAGTTAATAGTATTCTATCTCGCTGGAAACCCAAAGAACAATTTTTAGGCAATACCAAAATAGGCTATCGAAATAATAATTTTAATATCTGGTACCGTTTGGATGGATTAAAAGAGGATATTTTTGTAAGGAACGGACTAAATCCAAACAATTACAAGGGAATATTACAAACCTACACTACACACAGATATGCCCAACAGCTTCAATCGGAATATAAATTTAGCAATAAACTGCAACTATCTGCCATTGCCGGTTTTACAAAACTTGATCGAGCCACCAGAACGGTTATTCATGATTTTAGTAATAATACTGAGGAACTTTCACCAGGCCTAGGTGAACAGGATGTAGCTAAATTCAATTCTACAATATTCAGGGCTACGGCAATTTATATCCTAAACCAATTTGTTTCTTTCCAACCTGGTATTGAGTATAATAGAGATGCAGCCAGTGGACAAAGGATTAGCGGATCGCCTGTAATTAATGATTATGCCGCCTTTCTTTCTGCTGAAATAAAACTCTCAGCAGGTATAAACATTAGACCAGGATTAAGATTTATCAAAAATTCGGTTTACGATGCCCCTCCTGTTATTCCTTCTTTAAATACTAAATTTACTTTGACTAAAGATTTGGATTTTCGCTTGGCCTACGCCAGAGGTTTCCGCTCCCCCGCACTTAGAGAATTGTTTTATGATTTTGTAGATGCCAGCCATACCATATTTGGTAATCCAAATTTAAAGGCTGAAGAATCTAACAGTTTTAATGCTTCCTTGGCTTGGGCAGGCATACAAGGAAAGGATTTTCAATTTCGCTCTACCCTATCAGGTTTTTACAATTTATTTAAAAATCGTATCGAGTTTGGTATTTCTCCTGCAAACACATCGATCACTACACCCATAAATGTATCAAAATACAAAACAACTGGTGGAACTTTAGAAAACATATTAATCTTTAAAAATCTTCAGGCTACGCTTGGGTTGTCGTATATCGGACGGTATAATGATCTTCTCGAAGACAAAGATATAACAGCTCCAGAATTTGCCTGGGCTACAGAGGTAAATTCGAACATTACCTATACTTTTCCGAATGTAAATGGAAGCATTAGCTTTTTTTACAAGTATACGGGCAGTTTACCTAGTTATCAGCTTGCCACCAACAATACTGCAGTACTGGTAAAGATTGGCGATTTTCATACAGCTGATTTAATGCTAAACAAAAATCTGTTCAAATCTTTAGACATTAATGCGGGGATTAAAAATCTATTTAATGTTACACAACTCACCAATAGTTCAACCGCCAATGCTGGCGCACACAGTACAGGTGGGGCAGCTGTGGCTTATAGTTATGGTCGATCTTACGTATTAGGACTAAGTTATAACTGGTATAAACTCTAA
- a CDS encoding LacI family transcriptional regulator: MQSKPTTIKEIARILNISPSSVSRGLHDHPSIGAVTREKIKQLAKSLNYEPNNAAILFQKGKTYTIGVILPELSEHFFSIAISAIEDEAIKKNYTVIFAQSHDNYEQEVKLVEKMKNQRVDGLLVSISKDTSKFDHFEKLNSFNIPVVFFDRIPPFKNVHYVACSLESATVKAVNYLLKKGHRSIGMINGPSTLYASEERKDGYMQAITFNRLKFDPSLVVNCDLTEEGTIDAAEQFLNHKRKPTAIVAFNDYVALFLIKYFKKLNVINDFDVVSYANLPIISYLDNSPVASVEQYPYLQGQKAANILLDLIHSPNSENQAYYNTIVESDLIVNEVKE, translated from the coding sequence ATGCAGTCGAAACCAACAACCATCAAAGAAATAGCCAGAATCTTAAACATTTCTCCATCCAGTGTTTCCAGGGGATTGCACGATCATCCGAGCATTGGAGCGGTAACGAGGGAGAAAATTAAGCAGCTGGCAAAGTCTCTAAACTATGAGCCTAATAATGCGGCAATTCTTTTTCAAAAAGGAAAAACATATACTATTGGCGTAATTTTACCTGAACTATCAGAACACTTTTTCTCCATAGCCATTTCTGCAATTGAAGACGAAGCCATTAAAAAAAACTATACAGTTATTTTTGCCCAGTCGCACGATAACTATGAGCAGGAAGTAAAGCTCGTTGAAAAAATGAAAAATCAACGCGTTGATGGTTTATTGGTATCCATCAGTAAAGACACTTCAAAGTTTGATCATTTCGAGAAACTCAATTCATTCAATATACCTGTCGTATTTTTTGATCGGATTCCTCCTTTTAAAAACGTACATTATGTAGCTTGCAGCCTGGAGAGTGCAACCGTTAAGGCTGTGAACTATCTTTTGAAAAAAGGACACAGAAGCATTGGCATGATTAATGGCCCAAGTACTTTATATGCGAGTGAGGAACGTAAAGATGGCTATATGCAGGCCATTACTTTTAACCGCTTAAAATTTGATCCATCGCTGGTGGTGAACTGTGATTTAACTGAGGAAGGCACTATCGACGCTGCTGAGCAATTTCTAAATCATAAGCGTAAACCTACCGCAATTGTAGCCTTTAACGATTATGTCGCGCTTTTCCTGATTAAATATTTCAAAAAACTGAATGTAATCAATGATTTTGACGTGGTGAGTTATGCAAATCTGCCGATTATCAGCTACCTGGATAATTCGCCTGTAGCTTCAGTAGAGCAATACCCCTATTTACAGGGACAAAAAGCCGCAAATATTCTGTTAGACCTTATTCATAGCCCTAATTCTGAGAACCAGGCGTATTACAACACCATTGTAGAGTCTGATTTGATTGTGAACGAGGTAAAAGAATAA
- a CDS encoding MBL fold metallo-hydrolase, which produces MIAVYILLFIVIAFLIITNLPVFGRLPKGLRLEKIHHLANYRDGALQNQSITLMQPEGVSFFKVLNAFLFEKHPNKAPDKTLPFILPNLNGKAKSDVPEIIWFGHSSYLIKVQGLRILVDPVFSKTPSPFSFIGSKAFLGTDVVKAEEFKDIDILVITHDHYDHLDYNSILKIAPQVKSIVTSLGVGSHLERWGIKTEKINELGWNESLTLFDSLQLTAVPARHFTGRKFKRNQTLWSAFVLKTANYKLFLGGDSGYDAHFAKIGEEFGPFDLALLECGQYNAYWPYIHMFPEETVQAAIDLKAKVLMPVHWGKFSLAMHPWNEPIKRVVLAAAAKQLPLVTPKLGETIILDEYLPTENWWLEE; this is translated from the coding sequence ATGATAGCTGTATACATTTTACTTTTTATCGTAATCGCCTTTCTGATTATAACAAACCTTCCGGTTTTTGGCCGTTTGCCAAAGGGATTACGACTGGAAAAAATCCACCACCTCGCTAATTATCGTGATGGTGCCTTACAAAATCAGTCGATAACCTTAATGCAACCTGAGGGTGTTAGCTTTTTTAAGGTTCTAAACGCATTTCTTTTCGAAAAACATCCTAATAAGGCTCCAGATAAAACACTTCCTTTTATTTTACCTAACTTAAACGGAAAGGCTAAAAGCGATGTTCCTGAAATTATCTGGTTTGGACACTCATCTTACCTGATCAAAGTACAAGGCTTAAGAATTCTGGTCGATCCTGTTTTTAGCAAAACGCCATCTCCATTTTCATTTATCGGCAGTAAAGCTTTTTTGGGCACAGATGTGGTTAAAGCGGAAGAATTTAAAGATATCGATATCCTGGTTATCACACACGATCATTACGATCACCTGGATTATAATAGTATTTTAAAAATTGCACCACAGGTTAAATCTATTGTTACTTCACTGGGCGTGGGATCACACCTGGAAAGATGGGGAATTAAGACAGAAAAAATCAATGAACTTGGCTGGAATGAATCGCTAACATTGTTTGACAGCCTGCAGTTAACAGCTGTTCCTGCCAGACATTTTACCGGGAGGAAGTTTAAAAGGAATCAAACCCTTTGGTCGGCATTTGTACTGAAAACTGCAAATTATAAACTATTTCTGGGAGGCGATTCTGGTTACGATGCACACTTTGCCAAAATAGGTGAGGAGTTTGGCCCTTTCGATTTAGCCCTGCTCGAATGCGGGCAATACAATGCCTATTGGCCGTACATTCATATGTTCCCGGAAGAAACCGTGCAGGCCGCTATCGATTTAAAAGCAAAAGTTTTAATGCCCGTGCATTGGGGCAAATTTAGCCTGGCCATGCACCCCTGGAACGAACCCATTAAAAGAGTGGTTTTAGCTGCAGCAGCAAAGCAGCTTCCTTTGGTTACCCCAAAATTGGGTGAAACCATCATTTTAGATGAATATTTGCCTACAGAAAACTGGTGGCTTGAAGAATAA